CCAACCCCTGCGGCAAGGTCTTCACCCGGGAGGAGCTGCTGACCATTGCGGAGATGGCCACCAGGTACGATGTGTACGTCATCACCGACGAGGTCTATGAGCACATTCTTTACGCGCCCAATCAGCACACCTACTTTGCCGCGCTGCCGGGGATGTGGAACCGCACCATCACCTGCTCGTCTCTCTCCAAGACCTACTCCATCACCGGCTGGCGCCTGGGATACATCATTGCCCCGGCGGAGATCATCGACCGGGCCAAAAAGGTCCATGACTTCCTGACGGTGGGCTGTGCCGCCCCGCTGATGGAGGCGGTGGTGCCGGCGCTGCGCTTTGGCCCGGAGTACTATGCGGACCTGCAGGAGAAATACACCCGCAAGCGGGACCTCTTTTTGGGCGGGCTGGATGCCATGGGCATTCCCCATACCGATCCCCAGGGCGCCTATTACGTGCTGCTGGATATCTCCGAATACGGCTACGACAGCGACCTTCAGTTCTGCAAAAGCCTGGCCCGGGAGGTGGGCGTGGCCGCTGTCCCCGGCTCCAGCTTCTTCCGGGAGGATGTGAACCATCTCATCCGCCTCCATTTTGCCAAGCGGGACGACACCCTGAACGAGGCGCTGAACCGACTGGAGTCCATGCGGGGAAAACTGAAAAAATAATACACAAAAATCAGGAAAGCCTGCCGCGAATTTTTTGCGCGGCAGGCTTTTTTCAGGGTGGATTGTTTACAAAATATGTGTATTTTTCAGGTTCGTTTTATGTTAAAGTGGTAACCTCTTGATGACTTCAATTAGGTGAAACTTGAAATAAAGACGCAAGAAAGGAATCCCTGACATGGAAAACGAAGTGTGCAGTCAAGCTGAGGAAGCTCTGTCCGCTCCCGCAAGGCAGGAGGAGAAGAAAAAACGGTTCGGAGGAGGGAAGAATCCCTTTAAAGGCGGCAAAAAGAAGAAATGGCTGTTGATTGCCCTGGCGGTGGTGGTGCTGGCGGCGGCGGTGCTGCGCGGATGCGGCGGCAAGAGTGCCGCGCCGCAGACTACATATACCGAAGAGCAGGCCGCCTACCGGGCCATCTCCCAAGTTCTCTCCGGCAGCGGAACGCTGGCTCCCGCCAACTCCTACACAGTGACCACGCTGCTCCAGGGGGAAATCCTGACGGCGGGCTTTGAAGAAGGGGACACCGTGGAGAAGGACACGGTGCTCTATGAGATCGACTCCTCGGATTCCTCCACCAATGTGGAGAAGGCGGAGCTCTCGCTGAACCAGGCTCAGAGAAGCTATGAGTCGGCGCTGGAGAGCAAATATCTGACGGCAAAGACCTCGGGAACGGTGTCCGGCCTTCAGGTCTCCGTGGGAGACCAGGTCAGTGCCGGGCAGACTCTGGCCACTATCCGGGACAGCAGCACATTGTCGCTGAAGGTTCACTTCCCCGCGGACGACGCGGCCGGCTTCTATGTGGGGCAGGGAGCAACCGTGACGCTGGACGGCTCCTTTGAGACCCTCTCCGGTTTCATCAGCGCCATCTCCGGCAGCGACGAGGTGCTCACCGGCAACCGCATCGTCCGCCAGGTGACGATCCAGGTGGCAAACGGCGGCGCCCTGACCAGCACTCAGTCCGCGACGGCGTCGGTGAACGGCGTGGGCAGCAGCGACAGCGGCACGCTCCAATATAAATCGGAGAGCGTGCTCACCGCGCCATCCTCCGGCGAGGTGGCGGCCATCAACGTGAGCGAGGGCGGCTACGCCTCCAAGGGACAGACGGTGCTGACCCTGGGCGGCGACACCATTGACAACCAGGTGCAAAGCGCCTCCGAGAACGTGCGCAACGCGGAGATTTCCCTGGAAAACACCCAGAATCAGATGGACGACTACACCATCACCTCGCCCATCGCGGGCACCATCGTGGATAAGCAGTACAAGGCCGGCGACAAAGTGGAGTCCGGAAAGACGCTCTGCACCATCTATGACCTGAGCTATTTGGAGATGACGCTGAACATCGACGAGCTGGACATCAGCCTGGTGGAAGTGGGGCAGAAAGTGCAGATCACCGCCGACGCGGTGGAGGGCAGGAGCTATGAGGGCGTGATCACGAAGGTCTCCGTGGCGGGCACCACCACCGGCGGAACCACCAGCTATCCCGTCACCATCCGCATCGATGAGACCGACGGGCTGCTGCCGGGCATGAACGTGGACGCGGAGATCATCGTGGCGGCCGCCGACAACGCCCTGGCCATTCCCGGCGGCGCCGTGGAGCGGGGCAACAAGGTGCTGATCACCACCTCCTCCCCCAGCGCGGCCGACGCCCTTGCGGATACGGCGCCGGAGGGGTATGTCTACGTCCAGGTGGAGACAGGCATCAGCGACGACGATTATATTGAGATTCTCAGCGGCCTCAAGGAGGGCGACACAGTTGCCTATATTCCGGCCCAGGCCCAGTACAGCGACATCTACAGCATGATGATGGGTGGGCCGATGGTGACCACCAGCGAGGCCGGCGGGCCGCCCGACGGGGGAGGACCCGGAGGGGGGCCCGGAGGAGGGCCCCAGGGATGAACGCGCTGATTGAGTTCCGGGACGTCTGTAAAACCTATCACATGGGTGATACGGAGGTCCGGGCGGCGGACCACATCTCCATGCAGATTCGGCGCGGGGAGTTTGTGGCCATCGTGGGCCAGTCCGGCTCCGGCAAGTCCACCTGCATGAACATCATCGGCTGCTTGGACGTACCCACCTCCGGCACCTATCTGTTGGATGGGCGGAACGTGGGCCAGATGAACAAGAACGAGCTGGCGGAGATCCGCAACAAGCTGCTGGGCTTTATCTTTCAGCAGTACAACCTGCTGCCCAAGCTGAACCTGCTGGAGAATGTGGAGATGCCGCTGATGTATGCCGGCGTGTCCCGCTCCGAGCGGAGGGAGCGGGCGAAGTTGGCGCTGGAGCTGGTGGGACTGGGGGACAAGGTCAAAAATAAGCCCAACCAGCTCTCCGGCGGCCAGCAGCAGCGCGTCTCCATCGCCCGGGCTCTGGTGGGCGAACCGGCGGTGATTTTGGCCGACGAGCCCACCGGCGCTTTGGATTCCCGGACGGGCCGGGAGGTGCTCTCGTTGCTCCAGCAGCTGCACGAGGCGGGCAACACCGTGGTGCTCATCACCCATGACAACTCCATCGCCATTCAGGCCGAGCGGATCATCCGCCTGGAGGACGGCCAGGTGATCTACGACGGCGACGCCCATGCGCCGGAGGCAGTGGTGACACCGTCTCTTGCCGGGGGAAGGGGGGGACGTCCATGAAGATGACAGAATCCTTTTCCCTTGCGCTGAAGAACATTGCCTCCAGCAAGATGCGAACCTTTTTGACCATGTTAGGCATCATCATCGGCATCACGGCGGTAATCGTCATTGTGGGCCTTGGCAACGGCATGCAGAGGTATATGGAGGACAGCTTCGCGGAGCTGGGCACCAATACGCTCTCCGTAATGATCAGCGGTCGGGGCAGCTCGTCCCGAAGCGTGTCGGTGGACGACATGTATAAGATCGTGGAGGAAAACCACGAGTATCTGGACCAGCTGTCTCCCAACGTGACCATGTCCGGCACGGTGAAGGTGGGGACCGAAACCTACAGCGCCACCGCTGTGTCCGGCGTCAGCGAGGATTATTTCAGCATGAAGGGCTACACGGTGGCCCAGGGCCGGGGCATCCAGTATGTGGATGTTTCCGAGCGCAAGCACATCTGCGTAGTGGGAAGCTACGTGGCCGACACCTATTATGGAGGCAGCGCCGTGGGGCAGACCATCAAGGTTGGAGCCAATAAGTTCACCATTGTGGGTGTGCTGGCCCAGCAGGCGGATGAGGCGGACGAGGGCGGCACCGACGACGCGGTGTACGTCCCCTACTCCACGGCCTCCCGCCTCTCCGGCGTCGGCACCATCAGCAGCTACACCATCACCGTGGTCAATGAGGACCAGTCCGCGGCGGCGAAAAAGGTGGTGGAAAACGCGCTCTTTGACGTCTTTGACGACTCCGACGCCTACGCGGTGATCAGCATGTCGGAGATTCTGGATATGATGAACAGCATGATCGATGTGATGATTACCATTCTCACCGTGATCGCGGCCATCTCCCTGGTGGTGGGCGGCATCGGCATCATGAACATCATGCTGGTGTCCGTCACGGAGCGCACCCGGGAGATCGGTATCCGCAAGGCCCTGGGCGCCAAGGAACGCTACATCATGCAGCAGTTTGTCATCGAGGCGGCCACCACCAGCTCCTTAGGCGGCGTCATCGGGATCCTTCTGGGCTACGCAATGTCCTCGGTGGCCACCGTGCTGATCGTGCAGCTTACCGGCGAGGCCATGACGGTGGTGCCCACGGCGGACTCCATCCTGGTGGCGGTGGGCGTGTCCATGGCCATTGGAATTGCCTTTGGCTATCTGCCGGCAAAGAAAGCGGCGCGCTTGAATCCCATTGACGCGCTGCACTATGAATGATTTGGGAGGAGAAAGCATGAAACAGAAAATCCTTGCCCTGATTTTGGCGGTGTGCACGGTATTTACCATGATGAGCGTACCGGCCTCCGCTTTGGACGAGGGCTCCGGAGTGGTGCAGACGGTTCGTGCCATGGGGATATTGGTGGGCGACACCAACGGCAATCTGAACCTGGGCCGGAATGTGACCCGGGCAGAGTTTGCAAAGATGATCGTGGCCGCGTCCTCGTATAAGGACAGCATCGGCGACGGCACAGGAAGCTCTCTTTTCAAAGATGTGAAGAGCAGCCACTGGGCCAGCGCCTACATTAAAATTGCCGTGGAGCAGGGCTGGATGGTGGGCTATACAGACGGAACCTTCCGCCCCACCCGGACCATCTCCGTGGAGGAGGCCTGCACCACCGTGCTGCGCGTGCTGGGCTATGAGGCCTCCGACCTGGCCGGCTCCTATCCCACGGCCCAGCTGACCAAGGCCTCCGCTCTGGGGCTGCGGGACGACATCTCCCTGAGCCAGGGCGGGATCATGACCCGGGGCAACTGCGCCCAGCTCTTCTACAACATGATGACCGCCCAGACCAAGGCGGGGCAGGTGTACGCCGCCACGATGGGATACAGCCTGAATGCCAGCGGCGAGGTGGATTACGCCGCCGTGGTGAACGCCACCATGTCCGGCCCCTATGTGGCCGGGGAAGGCGGGACTGCCGCGCTGCCCTTCACCGCCTCGGCGGTCTACCGCAACGGCGCCGCCTCCGCGCTCAGCGCCATCACCCAGTACGACGTCTACTACTACAATCAGAACCTGCGCACGGTCTGGGTCTACACCGACCGGGCCGCGGGCACCATCACCGCTATCACCCCCAGCGGCGCCTCGCCCACCACGGTGACGGTGGCCGGAACCACCTATACCATCGGCGCCTCCACGGCGGCCTACAAGCTCTCCTCCATGGGCAGCTTCAAGGTGGGCGACACCGCCACGCTGCTTCTGGGCATGGACGGCACTGTGGTGGATGTACTGGACATCGCCCTGAGCAACCAGATCTACTACGGTATGGTCCTCGCCTCCAGCCGGACCACCACCGTCAGCGGAAGCGCCGCGGTGGAAAAGGCGGTTGAGGTGGTCTGCACCGACGGTTCCGTGCGCACCTTTACCGTGGAGAAGGATAAGACCTACTCCAAGGGCAACCTGGTCTCCGTCACCGTCACGGAAAACGGAACGGTGATCTCCAACCTGGCCGCCCGCAGCGCCACCGGCGCGGTGAACAGCGACGGCACCAAGATCGGCAGCCTGAAGGTGGCCGGGGACGTCCAGATTCTGGACACCACCAGCGATGGAGCCTATGCGGTGATCTCCGCCGCCCGGCTGGCCGGCACCACCCTCCAGAGCGGCGCGGTGCGTTATTACGCCCTCAACGAAAACGGCGAGATCAGCCACATGCTGCTCAACAACGCCACCGGCGACGTATGGAACTACTGCTTCCTGGTGGAGCTGACCAAGCAGGACGGCAGCAGCGCCTCGCCGCTGACCGGCTACTACGCCTGCATGGAGGACGGCAAGAGCACCACGCTGACCACCACGGGCAAGGTGTACGGCATGGAGGATGAGACCGCCATAGCCTACCGCTACGACGCGGACGGCGCCATTGCGGATATGAAAAAGCTCACCTCCTTCCCCATCACGGAGCTGACCACCCTCTACGCCGTCAGCGACGGTACAAGGCGCCAGCTCTCCGATGACGTGCAGGTCTACCTCAAGAGCGGCAGCAGCTACTATGCCGCCACGCTCTCATCGGTGGACGGCGCATCCTACAAGCTCACCGGCTGGTACGACAGCTTTGGCGCTGCCGCCGGTGGGCGGGTGCGGGTGATCATCGCAGAGGCCCGGTAAACGGTTCCAAACAGGGCAGGCCCCGAAAGGGCCTGCCCTGTTTGTGCAACTGTGCCAGATTTTTATGAAATGCATGTAAAAGAACATGGAGCCGGGCGGCGGATTTCACAATCCTGCCGCGGCGGTGCAGATTTCCGTTGCCGGCGTTGAAAAAAGGCGTATAATGAAGGTGTGAAATAGGAAGAATCCAGAAAATTGCATGATGGAGGAAAATTATGCACAAAACGAAAATTGTCTGTACGCTGGGCCCTGCCACGGATCGGGAGGAAATCCTCCGGGGGATGATAGAGTCCGGCATGAACGTGGCCCGCTTCAACTTTTCCCACGGCAGCCACGAAGAGCATAAGGCCCGGCTGGAGATGGTAAAAAAGCTGCGCCAGGAGATGTCGCTGCCCGTTGCCGCCATGCTGGACACCAAGGGGCCGGAGATCCGCCTGAAGACCTTTGCCAAGGGCGTGGCGGAGCTTGAGGCGGGACAGGAGTTTACCCTGACCACCCGGGATGTGGAGGGGGACGGACACATCTGCGCCGTGACCTACCGCGACCTGCCCTTGGACGTGGCGGCGGGCGGCACCATCTTGCTGGATGACGGACTGATCCGCCTGACGGTCCTGGAGGTAAAGGACCAGGACATCCTGTGCCGGGTGGAAAACAGCGGCCGCATTAAAAACCGCAAGGGCGTGAACGTGCCCGGCGTCAGGCTGTCCATCCCCTATATGAGTGCCCAGGACCGGGAGGACATCCTCTTCGGCATCGAGGAGGGGTTCGACTTTGTGGCGGCCAGCTTTACCCGCTCCGCCGCCGATGTGCTGGAAATCCGCCGCCTGATCGAAAGCAGGAGCTCCACCATGCGGGTCATCGCCAAAATTGAGAACCAGGAGGGAGTCAACAACCTCAGCGAAATTCTCTCTGTTGCCGACGGTATCATGGTAGCCCGGGGCGATATGGGCGTGGAGATCGATTTTACGGAAATCCCCATCATCCAAAAGGACATCATCGCCCAGTGCGCATCCTGCGGCAAACCGGTGATCACCGCCACCCAGATGCTGGACTCCATGATGGAAAATCCCCGCCCCACCCGGGCGGAGATCACCGACGTGGCGAACGCCATCTATGACGGCACCTCCGCCATCATGCTCTCCGGCGAGACGGCGGCGGGCAAATACCCGCTGGAGGCGGTGCGCACCATGGCCGCCATCGCCCAGCGGACGGAGTCGGACATCAACTATTCCAAGCGGATGCGGAACATGACAGCGGAGAGCCACCTGAGCATTGCCGCCGCCACGGCCCACGCCGCCTGCACCACGGCCATGGACGTGGGGGCCGATGCCATCATCACGGTCAGCAAGAGCGGGGAGACTGCCCGGCTGGTCAGCCGCTTCCGCCCGGGGACGCCCATCATCGCCTGCCTGCTGGACGAGCGGGTTCAGCGGCATCTGAGCCTCTCCTGGGGCGTAATGCCGCTGATGATGCCCTATGCCAACAACACCGACGAGCTGATCGACCTGGCGGTGGAGGCGGCCCGGAAAGCCGGTCTGGTCTCCGACGGAGACCTGGTGGTTCTGACCGCCGGGCTGCCGGCGGGCATCCCGGGCACCACAAACATGATTAAGGTGCACCTGGTGGGAGACAGCCTGATGACCGGCGTGGGCATCGGCGCCAGCAACGCCCGGGGACGCCTGTGCGTGTGCGCCAGTCCGGAGGAAATCCGTGCAAAGTTCCATCCCGGCGATGTGCTGGTGGTGCCCTATACCACCAATGAGATGCTGGATGTGATGCGCCAGGCCTCCGCCGTCATCAGCGAGGAGTCAGGCGTCAACAGCCATGCCGCCACGGTGGGGCTGACACTGAATAAGGCCGTTATTGTGGGGGCCTTTGGCGCCACCCGCACTCTGAAGGACGGCACCATGGTCAGCGTGGACTGCGCCCGGGGCGTGATCCACGGTCTGCCGCTTTAAAAAGAGACCCGGCCACCGCCTTGGTGGTCGGGCGTTTCTTTTCTCCGCCGGGAGAAGTTCCCAGTGAGGGAGAAATCGTGGATATTAAGCGTTTTCCATAAAAAAGAAGAGAGGTAATTGTTTTTATTTACAAAATTTGCCCCTGCTTTTTTCGACTTTGGACCTTTCCTTTCCAAACATTTTGTGCTATATTAACCAACGAAGAGAAGAACGTGGGGTGAGAATGTGGCAGAGGGAACGCGGGTCAAGCGATCGGAGCAGGCCGCCAACTGGCTGTATGAAAAAATTGTCTATGAGCGGGAGTTTGAACCGGGCCGCAAGCTGCCCAATGAGAATGACCTGTCCGCTGAGCTGCACGTCAGCCGGACCACGCTGCGGGAGGCCATCTCCTGCCTGGTGGCCCAGGGGATACTTGAGATCCGCCGGGGCAAGGGCACCTTTGTGGCCGACAGCCTGCCCCAGGATGCGATGGACTTCAGCTCCTTTCAGCGACTGCGCTCCCGTGTACGGGCCAAGGACCTCTTTGAGATGCGCCTGATTTTCGAGCCTGAGACGGCGGCCCTTGCCTGCCAGCGGGCAACGGACGCGGAGATCGAGCAGATCTGCCGCAGGGCGGAAAAGGTGGAGGAGGCCTCGCAAAGCCGGGGCGACTGGTCCGGCGCGGACCAGGAGTTCCACATGGCCATCGCCAGAGCCTCTCACAACGAGTACATGCGCACGCTGTATCCCATCATCAACAACGCGGTCAACGAGATCATGCAGATTACCGCCAGCCAGGAGCAGATGCAGCGCATCGCCCTGTCGGACAACAAGATGATCCTTGCGTTTTTGACGCAGCGGGACGCCGAGGGCGCAAAGTTAGCCATGCGCATGCACATGCTCCACCTGATGGAGACCCTCCAGGCATGAGCGGAATCGAAAAAGTACCTCAGCGGCACTGGAAACGTTTCCGATTTTTAAGGCGGCTGATTTTTACCGGATCTGGCCTTCTGGCCGCGTTTTCGCCAAGATGTCGGTCAGCGCGTGGGAATGGCGCGGAGAAATTGGATTTAACAAATGCTTAATAAATATGTCTAAATTATGAAATGTGAAATTGCACAGAAATCTAAAAAGGGTTTTAAATGATATTACGAAATTATTTGAAACAACTTGACAGCATCTGGATGGAGGCATAAGATGGCATCAAGAGAACGGCGATGTCTGACAACGCGGCGGATAAACGATTGTTTCCGCCGGCGTTCAGATACAGAGGACGGAAAGGGCGGAGCTATGGAGCAAAGCAAAGAGGCGCTGTTGCAGAAGGTGCTGCGGGGGTATTCCGGCTACTTTAATGTGAAAGAGAACATTGTGATAGACGGGCTGCCGGTGGCGGCCGAGGCGGAGTATCACTCCCGGGATGAGAAGTACGTCTTGGTTAAATCCGCCCAGATATGGGCGGCAGAGAACAACGAGTACGCTTTTTTCGTGCTGACAGACCGTCTGAGCGTGGAAAATCTGAACGCCTACTACGATGCGGTTTTGAAAGAGGGGATGTCCCGGGTGAAGCCTGAGGGCGACCATATGTGCTCCTATGTGACGCTGATCGTGTTTGCCGACCAGGTGGACCCGGAGGCGGCCAGGGCCATGAAAAAGCTGAAGTACACCAAGAACTTCTGCTTTACCCTGAAGGGCTGGGCCCAGTTCCGGGGCGCCGCGCTGGAGGTCTCCAGCGGCAAATGGTGCGCCAACCACATGGGCCGGGACATTGAAAAGTCCGTCCTGCGTATGATCTGAGCGGTTATAAGACGCATGTGCGTGCGTTTTATAAATATGAGCCG
This window of the Dysosmobacter acutus genome carries:
- a CDS encoding ABC transporter permease — its product is MKMTESFSLALKNIASSKMRTFLTMLGIIIGITAVIVIVGLGNGMQRYMEDSFAELGTNTLSVMISGRGSSSRSVSVDDMYKIVEENHEYLDQLSPNVTMSGTVKVGTETYSATAVSGVSEDYFSMKGYTVAQGRGIQYVDVSERKHICVVGSYVADTYYGGSAVGQTIKVGANKFTIVGVLAQQADEADEGGTDDAVYVPYSTASRLSGVGTISSYTITVVNEDQSAAAKKVVENALFDVFDDSDAYAVISMSEILDMMNSMIDVMITILTVIAAISLVVGGIGIMNIMLVSVTERTREIGIRKALGAKERYIMQQFVIEAATTSSLGGVIGILLGYAMSSVATVLIVQLTGEAMTVVPTADSILVAVGVSMAIGIAFGYLPAKKAARLNPIDALHYE
- a CDS encoding S-layer homology domain-containing protein, producing MKQKILALILAVCTVFTMMSVPASALDEGSGVVQTVRAMGILVGDTNGNLNLGRNVTRAEFAKMIVAASSYKDSIGDGTGSSLFKDVKSSHWASAYIKIAVEQGWMVGYTDGTFRPTRTISVEEACTTVLRVLGYEASDLAGSYPTAQLTKASALGLRDDISLSQGGIMTRGNCAQLFYNMMTAQTKAGQVYAATMGYSLNASGEVDYAAVVNATMSGPYVAGEGGTAALPFTASAVYRNGAASALSAITQYDVYYYNQNLRTVWVYTDRAAGTITAITPSGASPTTVTVAGTTYTIGASTAAYKLSSMGSFKVGDTATLLLGMDGTVVDVLDIALSNQIYYGMVLASSRTTTVSGSAAVEKAVEVVCTDGSVRTFTVEKDKTYSKGNLVSVTVTENGTVISNLAARSATGAVNSDGTKIGSLKVAGDVQILDTTSDGAYAVISAARLAGTTLQSGAVRYYALNENGEISHMLLNNATGDVWNYCFLVELTKQDGSSASPLTGYYACMEDGKSTTLTTTGKVYGMEDETAIAYRYDADGAIADMKKLTSFPITELTTLYAVSDGTRRQLSDDVQVYLKSGSSYYAATLSSVDGASYKLTGWYDSFGAAAGGRVRVIIAEAR
- a CDS encoding efflux RND transporter periplasmic adaptor subunit; this translates as MENEVCSQAEEALSAPARQEEKKKRFGGGKNPFKGGKKKKWLLIALAVVVLAAAVLRGCGGKSAAPQTTYTEEQAAYRAISQVLSGSGTLAPANSYTVTTLLQGEILTAGFEEGDTVEKDTVLYEIDSSDSSTNVEKAELSLNQAQRSYESALESKYLTAKTSGTVSGLQVSVGDQVSAGQTLATIRDSSTLSLKVHFPADDAAGFYVGQGATVTLDGSFETLSGFISAISGSDEVLTGNRIVRQVTIQVANGGALTSTQSATASVNGVGSSDSGTLQYKSESVLTAPSSGEVAAINVSEGGYASKGQTVLTLGGDTIDNQVQSASENVRNAEISLENTQNQMDDYTITSPIAGTIVDKQYKAGDKVESGKTLCTIYDLSYLEMTLNIDELDISLVEVGQKVQITADAVEGRSYEGVITKVSVAGTTTGGTTSYPVTIRIDETDGLLPGMNVDAEIIVAAADNALAIPGGAVERGNKVLITTSSPSAADALADTAPEGYVYVQVETGISDDDYIEILSGLKEGDTVAYIPAQAQYSDIYSMMMGGPMVTTSEAGGPPDGGGPGGGPGGGPQG
- the pyk gene encoding pyruvate kinase; translation: MHKTKIVCTLGPATDREEILRGMIESGMNVARFNFSHGSHEEHKARLEMVKKLRQEMSLPVAAMLDTKGPEIRLKTFAKGVAELEAGQEFTLTTRDVEGDGHICAVTYRDLPLDVAAGGTILLDDGLIRLTVLEVKDQDILCRVENSGRIKNRKGVNVPGVRLSIPYMSAQDREDILFGIEEGFDFVAASFTRSAADVLEIRRLIESRSSTMRVIAKIENQEGVNNLSEILSVADGIMVARGDMGVEIDFTEIPIIQKDIIAQCASCGKPVITATQMLDSMMENPRPTRAEITDVANAIYDGTSAIMLSGETAAGKYPLEAVRTMAAIAQRTESDINYSKRMRNMTAESHLSIAAATAHAACTTAMDVGADAIITVSKSGETARLVSRFRPGTPIIACLLDERVQRHLSLSWGVMPLMMPYANNTDELIDLAVEAARKAGLVSDGDLVVLTAGLPAGIPGTTNMIKVHLVGDSLMTGVGIGASNARGRLCVCASPEEIRAKFHPGDVLVVPYTTNEMLDVMRQASAVISEESGVNSHAATVGLTLNKAVIVGAFGATRTLKDGTMVSVDCARGVIHGLPL
- a CDS encoding pyridoxal phosphate-dependent aminotransferase produces the protein MPQPLSDRTNSFTDSVIRRMTRIAMKYDAVNLSQGFPDFDPPREILDRLAQVAYKGPHQYAVTWGAQNFREALAEKQSALMGRTIDPNSEIVATCGSTEAMMAAMMTVANPGDKVVVFSPFYENYGADAILSGAEPIYVSLKPPAFQFDVDELEAAFKQRPKALILCNPSNPCGKVFTREELLTIAEMATRYDVYVITDEVYEHILYAPNQHTYFAALPGMWNRTITCSSLSKTYSITGWRLGYIIAPAEIIDRAKKVHDFLTVGCAAPLMEAVVPALRFGPEYYADLQEKYTRKRDLFLGGLDAMGIPHTDPQGAYYVLLDISEYGYDSDLQFCKSLAREVGVAAVPGSSFFREDVNHLIRLHFAKRDDTLNEALNRLESMRGKLKK
- a CDS encoding ABC transporter ATP-binding protein, encoding MNALIEFRDVCKTYHMGDTEVRAADHISMQIRRGEFVAIVGQSGSGKSTCMNIIGCLDVPTSGTYLLDGRNVGQMNKNELAEIRNKLLGFIFQQYNLLPKLNLLENVEMPLMYAGVSRSERRERAKLALELVGLGDKVKNKPNQLSGGQQQRVSIARALVGEPAVILADEPTGALDSRTGREVLSLLQQLHEAGNTVVLITHDNSIAIQAERIIRLEDGQVIYDGDAHAPEAVVTPSLAGGRGGRP
- a CDS encoding FadR/GntR family transcriptional regulator codes for the protein MAEGTRVKRSEQAANWLYEKIVYEREFEPGRKLPNENDLSAELHVSRTTLREAISCLVAQGILEIRRGKGTFVADSLPQDAMDFSSFQRLRSRVRAKDLFEMRLIFEPETAALACQRATDAEIEQICRRAEKVEEASQSRGDWSGADQEFHMAIARASHNEYMRTLYPIINNAVNEIMQITASQEQMQRIALSDNKMILAFLTQRDAEGAKLAMRMHMLHLMETLQA